The DNA sequence TATCGTTATTATCTTAGGCTTTTTACTATCCTTATCGCATCCCGGATTATAGATGATTGTATCTTTTAGCTTAAATTTTGTATCCATAGGATTATGGATATGCCCCGAAAGCACGTATTTAGGAGTTATTATGCCCTTATTCAATACATCATATAGTTTTATACTACCGCAGTCTCTACCATTTGATTCTATTGAAACGGCAGTTTTAGCTGGAGGTAGATGAGAGAGCAAAACATCACACTCTTTAAACATCTCAAATTTAGGATTTACATATGGAGCACATCCAAATACTACCCCGTCTATCTCTTTTATTGTA is a window from the Campylobacter sp. RM16189 genome containing:
- a CDS encoding metallophosphoesterase, producing the protein GLRNLKIMKILHTTDLHFNEDWLKFIKSIEPEYDLICITGDFLDGFHPKGLDFQIQTTTKWLKSFSKPVFACSGNHDIGLIWDEFWLDDIENVNSDNTIKEIDGVVFGCAPYVNPKFEMFKECDVLLSHLPPAKTAVSIESNGRDCGSIKLYDVLNKGIITPKYVLSGHIHNPMDTKFKLKDTIIYNPGCDKDSKKPKIITIDI